A window of Solanum stenotomum isolate F172 chromosome 3, ASM1918654v1, whole genome shotgun sequence contains these coding sequences:
- the LOC125860021 gene encoding phosphatidylcholine:diacylglycerol cholinephosphotransferase 1-like yields the protein MNGDTFHNRNSSSSTLSKRNSTERKGDVTEMKKKSASATATATATEVGGYGWWLGNAYFMKWRMEDVFGVVKYHPIPCIFAASLLFFMGVEYTLRMIPASAPPFDLGFIVTVPLNRLLAAKPALNTLFAGLNTVFVAMQTAYILGTFLIEGRPRATISALFMFTFRGILGYATQLPLPEDFLGSGVDFPVGNVSFFLFYSGHVAASVIASLDMKRMQRWEMARVFDALNVLQVVRLLSTRGHYTIDLAVGIGAGILFDSMAGNYVETRTKLSAANGSGVDYSLKHENGVKYQSVSSN from the exons ATGAACGGAGACACATTTCATAATCGGAACAGTTCTTCCTCCACTCTCAGCAAAAGGAACAGCACTGAAAGGAAAGGTGACGTTAcagaaatgaagaagaaatcgGCATCGGCAACGGCAACGGCAACGGCAACGGAGGTTGGTGGTTATGGGTGGTGGTTAGGTAATGCGTATTTCATGAAGTGGAGGATGGAGGATGTATTCGGTGTAGTGAAGTACCATCCGATACCGTGTATCTTCGCTGCTTCACTGTTGTTTTTCATGGGAGTGGAATATACTCTTCGTATGATTCCAGCTTCTGCTCCGCCTTTCGATCTGGGATTTATTGTTACAGTTCCTCTTAATCGACTGCTTGCTGCTAAACCCGCTCTCAACACTCTTTTTGCTGGACTAAACACG GTGTTTGTGGCGATGCAAACGGCGTACATTTTGGGGACTTTTCTAATTGAAGGACGGCCTCGAGCGACAATATCGGCGCTGTTTATGTTCACATTCAGAGGGATTCTCGGGTATGCTACACAATTGCCGTTGCCGGAG GATTTCTTGGGGTCAGGGGTCGATTTCCCAGTAGGGAATGTGTcgtttttcttgttttattcaGGGCATGTTGCGGCCTCCGTTATTGCTTCGCTGGATATGAAACGTATGCAGAGATGGGAAATGGCTAGAGTATTTGACGCATTGAATGTATTGCAAGTTGTGAGGTTGTTAAGCACTAGGGGCCATTACACTATTGATTTGGCTGTTGGCATTGGCGCTGGCATTTTGTTTGATTCTATGGCCGGAAACTATGTGGAGACTAGGACAAAACTATCTGCTGCTAATGGTAGTGGGGTGGATTACTCTCTTAAGCATGAAAATGGAGTGAAATACCAAAGTGtttcttcaaattaa
- the LOC125860110 gene encoding palmitoyl-monogalactosyldiacylglycerol delta-7 desaturase, chloroplastic: protein MALLSPPPSKSKPYPFSPLPQAVHRPGRSTFPAQTTKNVNSLSYTSITTKIGEVNKWNCYGLEGKVRFSRRVMLMPIVSAAVTQPVSENERESNFKRILLSDVVVTRPREVLWGRKWNSVDMASAAVVVSMHLLCLFAPFTFNYAALGIAFGLYIITGLLGITLSFHRNLSHRSFKLPKWLEYFFAYCGAQALQGHPIDWVSTHRYHHQFCDSEKDPHSPYEGFWFSHMSWMFDTNTLTERCGKPNNVGDLEKQGFYQFIRDTYVIHPVALAALLYAMGGFPYIVWGMGVRIVWVYHITWLVNSACHVWGKQAWNTGDLSRNNWWVALLAFGEGWHNNHHAFEYSARHGLKWWQLDMTWYVVRFLQAIGLATDVKLPTDTHKQRLALADS, encoded by the exons ATGGCCCTCTTATCACCACCGCCCTCTAAGTCCAAGCCTTACCCATTTTCGCCGCTTCCCCAAGCAGTTCACAGGCCGGGGAGAAGCACTTTCCCTGCTCAAACAACCAAAAATGTAAATTCCTTGTCCTATACttcaataacaacaaaaattggcGAGGTTAACAAGTGGAATTGTTATGGACTGGAAGGAAAAGTTAGATttagcagaagagtaatgctaATGCCAATTGTGAGTGCAGCAGTGACGCAGCCCGTGTCAGAAAACGAAAGAGAATCGAACTTTAAGAGGATTCTTCTTTCTGATGTAGTGGTAACCCGGCCTAGGGAGGTGCTTTGGGGTAGGAAATGGAATTCAGTGGATATGGCCTCAGCTGCGGTGGTGGTTTCTATGCATTTGCTCTGTCTATTTGCACCATTTACTTTCAATTACGCTGCTCTTGGGATTGCATTTGGGTTATATATAATCACTGGACTTTTGGGTATTACACTTTCTTTTCACAGAAACCTCTCTCATAGAAGTTTCAAACTTCCCAAATGGCTTGAGTACTTTTTTGCCTATTGTGGTGCCCAAGCACTTCAG GGACATCCAATTGATTGGGTGAGTACTCATAGGTACCACCATCAGTTTTGTGATTCAGAGAAAGACCCTCACAGTCCTTATGAAGGATTTTGGTTCAGTCATATGAGTTGGATGTTTGATACCAACACCCTTACTGAGAGG TGTGGGAAGCCCAACAATGTGGGGGATTTGGAGAAGCAAGGTTTCTATCAGTTCATTCGTGATACTTATGTGATCCATCCCGTCGCACTTGCAGCTCTGTTGTATGCAATGGGAGGATTTCCTTACATTGTTTGGGGCATG GGGGTGAGAATTGTGTGGGTATACCACATAACTTGGCTAGTAAATTCAGCATGCCATGTATGGGGAAAGCAGGCGTGGAATACTGGTGACTTATCAAGGAACAACTG gTGGGTGGCATTGCTTGCATTTGGAGAAGGTTGGCACAACAACCACCATGCGTTTGAGTATTCGGCCAGGCATGGATTGAAATGGTGGCAACTTGACATGACTTGGTATGTCGTAAGATTTCTTCAAGCTATTGGATTGGCCACTGATGTCAAGTTACCAACTGATACTCATAAACAGAGGCTGGCATTAGCTGACAGTTAG
- the LOC125860288 gene encoding pseudo histidine-containing phosphotransfer protein 6 encodes MLGLGVERLRGDMNRLLALLFHQGVLDEQFLQLQQLQDEYSPNFVSEVVNIYFQESEKLLRNLRSLLMDREFSDYKKMGVHLNQFIGSSSSIGAKRVRNVCVAFRVASEQNNRLGCLRALELLEHEYCYLKNKLHELFQIEQQRLLAAAVRYPVQH; translated from the exons ATGCTTGGCCTCGGCGTCGAACGCTTGCGAGGTGATATGAATCGCTTGCTCGCGTTACTCTTCCACCAG ggaGTATTAGACGAGCAATTTTTGCAGCTGCAGCAGCTTCAAGATGAATACTCTCCTAATTTCGTCTCCGAAGTTGTCAACATCTACTTCCAGGAGTCCGAAAAACTCTTACGAAATCTCAGATCCTTGTT aatggATAGAGAGTTTTCGGACTACAAGAAAATGGGAGTGCATTTGAATCAGTTTATAGGAAGCAGTTCAAGCATTGGTGCAAAACGCGTCAGAAACGTCTGCGTCGCCTTTCGCGTTGCGTCCGAGCAGAATAACCGACTTGG ttGTTTGAGAGCTCTAGAGTTGCTTGAGCATGAATATTGTTATCTCAAGAACAAACTTCATGAACTTTTCCAG ATCGAACAGCAAAGGCTGCTAGCCGCTGCAGTCAGGTACCCAGTTCAGCACTAA
- the LOC125857953 gene encoding protein LURP-one-related 5 encodes MKSNVVVEDTFVHSEETNLTVRKTSLFFTGDGFTAYDCKGQLVFRVDSYGPDSRDLGELVLMDATGRCLLTVRRKRPSLHNRWEGYLGEREEGKKPIFSVRRSSIIGRSNVTVEVYSNPTEEYQIEGSFAQRNCTFFNADKVSVAEIRRKVDACAHVVLGKDVFSLSIKPGFDSAFAMGLVLVLDQIQVDDFSDNRVDADPIISDDPSFSS; translated from the exons atgaagagtaACGTTGTTGTTGAAGATACATTTGTTCACAGTGAAGAGACGAATCTTACTGTTCGGAAAACTTCTCTTTTCTTTACCGGCGATGGATTCACTGCCTACGACTGCAAAGGCCAGCTAGTTTTCCGAGTTGACTCGTACGGTCCCGATTCTCGTGACCTGGGTGAACTCGTTCTCATGGACGCTACCGGCAGATGCCTTCTCACTGTCCGCCGTAAG AGACCGAGTTTGCATAATAGGTGGGAAGGCTATTTAGGGGAAAGAGAAGAGGGGAAAAAACCGATATTCAGCGTACGCAGATCTTCAATAATCGGAAGATCTAACGTTACAGTGGAGGTATACAGCAATCCGACGGAGGAGTATCAGATCGAAGGATCATTCGCACAGAGAAATTGCACATTCTTCAACGCCGACAAGGTATCTGTGGCTGAGATTCGACGCAAAGTGGATGCATGTGCTCATGTGGTACTTGGAAAAGACGTTTTCTCTCTCTCAATAAAACCCGGGTTTGATAGTGCCTTCGCCATGGGATTAGTTCTCGTGCTTGATCAAATCCAAGTCGATGATTTTTCTGATAATCGGGTCGATGCCGACCCAATTATCTCCGATGATCCCagtttttcttcttaa
- the LOC125857964 gene encoding cucumber peeling cupredoxin-like, which translates to MDKMLYMIVFSALVIANMVQDTAAQTVHVVGDNMGWTVPSNGAVAYSNWAAGKTFRVGDTLVFNFATGRHDVQQVEETSFDGCNSQNAIGAAIMTGPANITLNSTDDHYFICTIGAHCQGGQKLEISVSDDSTSTPGTNPPTPSVDGPTGSVPGGVVPPPPPPSSSTTVLASFVLSLSAIALAIFH; encoded by the exons ATGGACAAAATGTTGTACATGATCGTCTTTAGTGCTTTAGTCATCGCAAATATGGTGCAAGACACGGCAGCACAAACGGTGCATGTGGTAGGGGACAACATGGGTTGGACCGTACCAAGCAATGGCGCAGTTGCTTACTCAAATTGGGCTGCTGGAAAAACATTCAGAGTTGGCGATACTCTAG TGTTCAATTTTGCGACTGGTCGACATGACGTGCAACAAGTAGAAGAAACTTCGTTCGATGGATGCAATTCGCAGAATGCAATAGGCGCTGCCATAATGACAGGACCAGCAAATATAACTCTTAATTCTACTGATGATCACTATTTCATTTGTACTATTGGCGCACACTGCCAAGGTGGACAGAAATTAGAAATTTCAGTTTCCGACGACAGCACTAGTACTCCAGGTACCAACCCACCTACACCATCTGTTGATGGACCTACAGGTTCCGTTCCTGGTGGTGTtgttcctcctcctcctccgcCTTCGTCCTCAACGACCGTATTGGCCAGCTTTGTGCTCAGTCTATCCGCAATTGCCTTGgccatttttcattaa
- the LOC125857955 gene encoding cucumber peeling cupredoxin-like gives MDKMLCMTVFGVLAVASMMQDATAQTVHVVGDAMGWIIPSNGAAAYTNWAAGKTFSVGDTLVFNFMTDRHDVLQVEKTSFDGCNSQNAIGNAIMTGPANMTIDSIGEHYYICTFGMHCLNGQKLAITVSSGTGTPEANPPNPSNPTTPVVRQPEACAPTPSAAGPSNSVPGGRAPPPPPTPSSSTTVLASFVLSLSAIALATLL, from the exons ATGGACAAAATGTTGTGCATGACGGTCTTTGGTGTTTTAGCCGTTGCAAGTATGATGCAAGACGCAACAGCCCAAACGGTGCATGTGGTTGGGGACGCCATGGGTTGGATCATACCAAGCAATGGCGCGGCAGCTTATACAAATTGGGCTGCTGGGAAAACCTTCAGCGTTGGTGACACACTAG TATTCAATTTCATGACCGACCGACATGACGTGCTGCAAGTAGAAAAAACATCGTTCGATGGTTGCAATTCACAGAATGCCATAGGGAATGCCATAATGACAGGACCAGCAAATATGACTATAGACTCTATTGGAGAACACTACTATATTTGCACTTTTGGTATGCACTGCCTAAATGGCCAGAAATTAGCTATTACAGTTTCCAGCGGCACCGGTACTCCAGAAGCCAACCCGCCTAACCCAAGCAATCCAACAACTCCTGTTGTGCGACAACCAGAAGCTTGTGCACCTACACCCTCTGCTGCAGGACCTTCAAATTCTGTTCCAGGTGGTCGtgctcctcctcctcctcctacGCCTTCGTCCTCAACGACCGTGTTGGCCAGTTTTGTACTCAGTCTGTCCGCCATTGCCTTGGCCACTTTACTTTAA
- the LOC125857936 gene encoding methyl-CpG-binding domain-containing protein 11-like encodes MASNNMDLSPVELPAAPLSWKKLLMPKKGVRAKKNEVVFVAPTGEEIRNKRQLEKYLKTHNGNPGMSEFDWTTGEAPRRSARISQKVKAMPLPAVLEPAKKRQRTSYATKKEEEMEIADIEKENMESTIEEKEGLEKEENVVEDEMVDTEHKKEEELSGGDVLERQKYEASNNVPAKDGGKLAQNGTEETIVEVEMEDKGDEMGANKENTEHKKEEEMAGTEVSDRKTEASNDIQFEDGDKMAENVTEETIAIDADFWNDSMDKDYFKGVLANAVIGETNGAEAGIEVWKKPGYGENLESQIDIDISGADNMNHDIPDKGTPERNVAGGETYNIQDPAFVGEASGFREEPSLVEEEKNKNRAGLVMDNGQINQPERAHTPQHQSAATISC; translated from the exons ATGGCAAGTAACAATATGGATCTTTCGCCTGTGGAGCTTCCTGCGGCGCCTCTGTCTTGGAAGAAACTG CTCATGCCGAAAAAGGGTGTTAGAGCAAAGAAGAATGAGGTTGTATTTGTTGCTCCAACAGGAGAGGAGATAAGGAATAAGAGGCAGTTGGAGAAGTACCTGAAAACACACAATGGAAATCCTGGTATGTCAGAATTTGATTGGACTACTGGTGAGGCTCCGAGGAGATCAGCACGGATCAGTCAGAAGGTTAAGGCAATGCCACTTCCAGCAGTGCTTGAGCCGGCAAAGAAGCGACAACGTACGTCTTATGctacaaaaaaagaagaggaaatggAAATCGCAGATATAGAGAAGGAAAACATGGAATCTACCATAGAAGAAAAGGAAGGCTTGGAGAAGGAGGAGAATGTAGTAGAAGATGAAATGGTGGACACAGAGCACAAGAAAGAAGAGGAATTGTCTGGTGGAGATGTCTTGGAGAGGCAGAAATATGAAGCCAGTAATAACGTTCCAGCCAAGGATGGAGGCAAACTGGCTCAAAATGGCACAGAGGAGACTATAGTAGAAGTTGAAATGGAGGACAAGGGGGATGAGATGGGTGCTAATAAGGAAAATACAGAGcataaaaaagaagaggaaatggCTGGTACAGAGGTTTCAGATAGGAAAACTGAGGCCAGCAATGACATTCAGTTTGAGGATGGAGATAAAATGGCTGAAAATGTTACAGAGGAGACTATAGCAATTGATGCAGACTTCTGGAATGATTCCATGGACAAGGACTATTTCAAGGGAGTGCTTGCAAATGCTGTAATTGGAGAAACAAATGGTGCTGAAGCAGGAATAGAAGTCTGGAAGAAACCAGGATACGGGGAAAATCTAGAGTCCCAGATTGATATAGACATTAGTGGAGCAGATAACATGAATCACGACATTCCAGATAAGGGTACACCAGAAAGAAATGTTGCAGGAGGAGAGACgtacaacattcaggaccctgCATTTGTTGGAGAAGCTAGTGGTTTCCGTGAAGAGCCTAGTTTGGTGGAGGAGGAGAAAAATAAGAACAGGGCTGGCCTGGTTATGGATAATGGCCAGATTAACCAGCCAGAGCGAGCACATACCCCACAACATCAATCTGCTGCTACCATTAGTTGTTGA